The proteins below are encoded in one region of Drosophila santomea strain STO CAGO 1482 chromosome 3R, Prin_Dsan_1.1, whole genome shotgun sequence:
- the LOC120450793 gene encoding DNA-directed RNA polymerase III subunit RPC3 gives MSADYSHLSSAILEQCFGKVVQSVADCLFSATTRTLGQITSATKFSRKEVAFALAVLVKFRLVDFAASKQNPFLAEYALRREDVLCLLRYPRYVHLVQTKYGNVGASIAEELINSGSDTATGILVKCLAENENKTESPESYRNTFLQMITDHYIIKRPELLVGDDQDENVPKFETNECDFFRHPNIDLQLLAKIQKGEATLAEARDSHMVWNLNYDRFHQDFRDTIMVDAIERKLGENAAECFRFILKIMYNTTDPWERKLSNQITFVEIKQAIERKSNNLDLMKYLDQYISLLTEDSLGFFRRVGDMGGGVYVVDMEHAFESLAFACAECVITERFGSKAARIFRVIRSKKYIEQEDLQKEAMIPSKEAKSLAYNLFQEQFIHVKIIKKPGGGSNGPAKAFYLFQVKEKDTVRMLLDASYKSLYNTIERSNFEKNEHKGLIEKSQRLDSIVEAMKERGETDEYIAEIVETFTPPECEILNKVKNRIKTLSKAELTLDDTIFLLQMYQHHCTTLPTGIRKFK, from the exons ATGTCAGCCGACTACTCGCATCTGAGCTCCGCCATCCTGGAGCAGTGCTTTGGCAAGGTGGTCCAGTCGGTGGCCGACTGCCTCTTTTCGGCCACCACGAGGACATTGGGACAGATCACCAGTGCCACCAAGTTCTCGAGGAAGGAAGTCGCATTCGCTCTGGCGGTGCTGGTCAAGTTCAGACTGGTGGACTTTGCCGCCTCCAAGCAAAACCCCTTCCTGGCGGAGTACGCCCTTCGGCGCGAGGATGTTCTTTGCCTCCTAAGGTATCCACG CTACGTTCACTTGGTGCAAACCAAGTACGGAAATGTGGGTGCTTCCATTGCGGAGGAGTTGATTAATTCTGGATCGGATACGGCCACTGGAATTCTGGTGAAATGCCTAGCCGAGAATGAAAACAAGACAGAAAGTCCGGAGTCCTACCGGAACACTTTTCTCCAAATGATCACCGATCACTATATCATCAAAAGACCAGAATTGCTGGTGGGCGACGACCAGGATGAGAATGTGCCGAAATTCGAGACAAATGAATGCGATTTCTTTAGGCATCCCAATATCGATCTTCAGCTGTTGGCCAAGATACAAAAGGGAGAAGCTACTCTGGCAGAGGCCAGGGATTCTCACATGGTGTGGAACCTGAACTACGATCGTTTCCATCAAGACTTTCGGGACACCATCATGGTGGATGCAATTGAGCGAAAACTGGGTGAAAATGCTGCAGAGTGCTTCAGATTCATATTGAAGATTATGTACAATACAACAGATCCGTGGGAAAGA aAACTCTCCAATCAGATAACTTTCGTGGAAATTAAACAGGCTATAGAAAGAAAATCGAATAACCTGGATCTCATGAAGTACCTGGACCAGTACATAAGCTTGTTGA CTGAGGACTCACTGGGATTTTTCCGAAGAGTGGGGGACATGGGTGGTGGTGTATACGTGGTGGATATGGAACATGCCTTCGAGTCGCTTGCCTTTGCTTGTGCGGAGTGTGTCATCACGGAACGATTTGGCTCAAAGGCAGCTCGGATATTTCGAGTGATTCGAAGCAAGAAATACATAGAACAGGAGGACTTGCAAAAGGAGGCCATGATCCCGTCAAAAGAGGCCAAGTCGCTGGCGTATAATTTGTTCCAGGAACAGTTTATTCATGTCAAGATTATTAAAAAGCCTGGCGGAGGCAGTAATGGCCCCGCTAAAGCATTTTACCTCTTTCAGGTTAAGGAAAAAGAC ACCGTGAGAATGCTGCTTGATGCCAGCTACAAGTCCCTTTATAACACAATAGAGCGATCAAACTTTGAAAAAAATGAGCACAAGGGCCTCATTGAAAAGTCACAAAGGCTGGACAGCATAGTAGAGGCCATGAAGGAACGTGGGGAGACGGACGAGTATATCGCAGAG ATTGTTGAAACTTTCACGCCACCGGAGTGCGAAATCCTTAATAAGGTGAAAAATCGCATAAAGACCTTGTCAAAAGCTGAACTGACGCTAGACGACACAATCTTCCTTCTGCAAATGTATCAGCATCATTGCACTACGCTGCCAACTGGTATTcgtaaatttaaataa